One region of Cucurbita pepo subsp. pepo cultivar mu-cu-16 chromosome LG03, ASM280686v2, whole genome shotgun sequence genomic DNA includes:
- the LOC111790050 gene encoding cytochrome P450 704C1-like isoform X7, giving the protein MGSFSTQDQILTRKLRKKKYHPIAGTVFHQLLNFHRLHDYMTDLARKHKTYRLLGPFRNEIYTSDPPNVEYMLRTNFENFGKGSHNHRILRDLLGDGIFTVDGEKWRQQRKISSYEFSTRVLREYSSVIFRRYAVKLAKIVSKASTSGQAIDIQDLFMKSTLDSIFHVSFGIDLDSLHGVNEETGKFCNAFEASSTMTLWRYVDVAWPLKKILNIGSEATLKENIKIVDEYIYKLIHSALEQRQKLGDKTSMRRENIVSRFLQAETADPKYLRDIILNFVIAGKDTTAVTLAWFIYMLCKHPAVQERVAKEIKEVTNVEDITDFAEFAARLTEESLEKMQFLTATINETLRLYPAVPVDAKICFSDDTLPDGFSVRKGDMVSYQPYAMGRMKFIWGDDAEEFRPERWLDGDGNVQPQSPFKFTAFQAGPRICMGKEFAYRQIKIMLSVLVGSFKFKMSDEKKIVKYQPMINLLIKGGLQVCAIPRSPNHFNS; this is encoded by the exons ATTCTAACTCGAAAgctgaggaagaagaaatatcaTCCAATTGCAGGCACTGTCTTTCACCAGCTCCTCAATTTCCACCGGCTGCATGATTACATGACTGATCTCGCTCGAAAGCATAAAACGTATAGGCTTCTTGGGCCCTTCAGGAATGAGATTTATACTTCTGACCCACCAAATGTGGAGTATATGCTTAGAACCAACTTCGAGAATTTTGGCAAG GGGTCACATAACCACAGAATTCTCAGGGATCTTCTTGGTGATGGAATTTTCACAGTTGATGGAGAGAAGTGGCGTCAGCAGAGAAAGATTTCAAGCTATGAGTTCTCTACAAGAGTTCTGAGGGAATATAGCAGTGTCATCTTTCGGAGATATGCAGTTAAGCTAGCTAAGATCGTGTCCAAAGCTTCTACTTCGGGTCAAGCAATTGATATTCAA GATCTGTTTATGAAATCAACTCTAGATTCAATATTCCATGTCTCATTTGGAATTGATCTAGATAGCTTACATGGAGTAAATGAAGAAACGGGCAAGTTTTGCAATGCTTTTGAAGCATCAAGTACAATGACACTATGGCGATATGTTGATGTAGCTTGGCCACTCAAGAAGATTCTGAATATTGGGTCAGAAGCTaccttaaaagaaaacataaagatTGTTGATGAGTACATATATAAGCTCATTCACAGCGCACTCGAACAGAGACAAAAGTTAGGCGACAAAACTTCG ATGAGAAGAGAGAACATAGTTTCGAGGTTTCTGCAAGCGGAAACAGCCGATCCGAAGTATCTAAGAgatattattcttaattttgtcATAGCTGGAAAGGACACAACAGCAGTTACCCTTGCTTGGTTCATTTACATGCTTTGCAAGCATCCAGCAGTGCAGGAAAGAGTTGCTAAAGAGATCAAGGAAGTGACGAACGTTGAAGACATTACCGATTTTGCGGAGTTTGCTGCAAGATTGACTGAAGAATCTCTAGAGAAGATGCAGTTTCTTACTGCAACTATTAATGAAACTCTGAGACTCTATCCTGCTGTTCCAGTG GATGCGAAGATTTGCTTTTCTGATGATACACTACCAGATGGATTCAGTGTAAGGAAAGGAGATATGGTGTCGTACCAGCCATATGCAATGGGTAGGATGAAATTCATATGGGGTGATGATGCCGAGGAATTTCGACCAGAGAGATGGTTAGATGGAGATGGAAATGTCCAGCCTCAGAGCCCTTTCAAATTTACAGCCTTTCAG GCTGGGCCACGCATTTGCATGGGAAAAGAGTTTGCTTACAGGCAGATAAAGATTATGCTATCTGTATTAGTGGGCAGTTTTAAGTTCAAAATGAGTGATGAGAAGAAAATTGTGAAATATCAACCAATGATCAATCTTCTCATAAAAGGAGGCCTGCAAGTTTGTGCCATTCCTAGATCTCCCAACCACTTCAATTCCTAA
- the LOC111790050 gene encoding cytochrome P450 704C1-like isoform X6, whose protein sequence is MICSVATMVAAKFLSNPISVAALLLLISIVVWQILTRKLRKKKYHPIAGTVFHQLLNFHRLHDYMTDLARKHKTYRLLGPFRNEIYTSDPPNVEYMLRTNFENFGKGSHNHRILRDLLGDGIFTVDGEKWRQQRKISSYEFSTRVLREYSSVIFRRYAVKLAKIVSKASTSGQAIDIQDLFMKSTLDSIFHVSFGIDLDSLHGVNEETGKFCNAFEASSTMTLWRYVDVAWPLKKILNIGSEATLKENIKIVDEYIYKLIHSALEQRQKLGDKTSMRRENIVSRFLQAETADPKYLRDIILNFVIAGKDTTAVTLAWFIYMLCKHPAVQERVAKEIKEVTNVEDITDFAEFAARLTEESLEKMQFLTATINETLRLYPAVPVDAKICFSDDTLPDGFSVRKGDMVSYQPYAMGRMKFIWGDDAEEFRPERWLDGDGNVQPQSPFKFTAFQAGPRICMGKEFAYRQIKIMLSVLVGSFKFKMSDEKKIVKYQPMINLLIKGGLQVCAIPRSPNHFNS, encoded by the exons ATGATTTGTTCAGTGGCTACCATGGTTGCTGCGAAATTTCTGTCAAACCCCATTTCAGTTGCAGCTTTATTGCTGCTGATTTCCATTGTTGTTTGGCAGATTCTAACTCGAAAgctgaggaagaagaaatatcaTCCAATTGCAGGCACTGTCTTTCACCAGCTCCTCAATTTCCACCGGCTGCATGATTACATGACTGATCTCGCTCGAAAGCATAAAACGTATAGGCTTCTTGGGCCCTTCAGGAATGAGATTTATACTTCTGACCCACCAAATGTGGAGTATATGCTTAGAACCAACTTCGAGAATTTTGGCAAG GGGTCACATAACCACAGAATTCTCAGGGATCTTCTTGGTGATGGAATTTTCACAGTTGATGGAGAGAAGTGGCGTCAGCAGAGAAAGATTTCAAGCTATGAGTTCTCTACAAGAGTTCTGAGGGAATATAGCAGTGTCATCTTTCGGAGATATGCAGTTAAGCTAGCTAAGATCGTGTCCAAAGCTTCTACTTCGGGTCAAGCAATTGATATTCAA GATCTGTTTATGAAATCAACTCTAGATTCAATATTCCATGTCTCATTTGGAATTGATCTAGATAGCTTACATGGAGTAAATGAAGAAACGGGCAAGTTTTGCAATGCTTTTGAAGCATCAAGTACAATGACACTATGGCGATATGTTGATGTAGCTTGGCCACTCAAGAAGATTCTGAATATTGGGTCAGAAGCTaccttaaaagaaaacataaagatTGTTGATGAGTACATATATAAGCTCATTCACAGCGCACTCGAACAGAGACAAAAGTTAGGCGACAAAACTTCG ATGAGAAGAGAGAACATAGTTTCGAGGTTTCTGCAAGCGGAAACAGCCGATCCGAAGTATCTAAGAgatattattcttaattttgtcATAGCTGGAAAGGACACAACAGCAGTTACCCTTGCTTGGTTCATTTACATGCTTTGCAAGCATCCAGCAGTGCAGGAAAGAGTTGCTAAAGAGATCAAGGAAGTGACGAACGTTGAAGACATTACCGATTTTGCGGAGTTTGCTGCAAGATTGACTGAAGAATCTCTAGAGAAGATGCAGTTTCTTACTGCAACTATTAATGAAACTCTGAGACTCTATCCTGCTGTTCCAGTG GATGCGAAGATTTGCTTTTCTGATGATACACTACCAGATGGATTCAGTGTAAGGAAAGGAGATATGGTGTCGTACCAGCCATATGCAATGGGTAGGATGAAATTCATATGGGGTGATGATGCCGAGGAATTTCGACCAGAGAGATGGTTAGATGGAGATGGAAATGTCCAGCCTCAGAGCCCTTTCAAATTTACAGCCTTTCAG GCTGGGCCACGCATTTGCATGGGAAAAGAGTTTGCTTACAGGCAGATAAAGATTATGCTATCTGTATTAGTGGGCAGTTTTAAGTTCAAAATGAGTGATGAGAAGAAAATTGTGAAATATCAACCAATGATCAATCTTCTCATAAAAGGAGGCCTGCAAGTTTGTGCCATTCCTAGATCTCCCAACCACTTCAATTCCTAA